From one Enterobacter kobei genomic stretch:
- a CDS encoding pyrroloquinoline quinone-dependent dehydrogenase, with protein MYNDKHYPLMKISMTALALLVAPLSLHAQDKAAEASMGTQEKVNVDAADQQDAGTTKTTDDVSTGQRDGQNVAAASTTETSLVPAGATWDSFHGQLNAQKYSPLKQITAENVSQLKKVWEFHTGDVSDGKGDTPATVWSATPIFANETLYIGTPFDRLIALDPGTGKEKWHYDTKSSRKALTQPVLKNRGVSYWQAKNPVAGQACQKIVYMGNVDGKLFAIDADSGKPCTDFAENGVLDINQWNTVNAKYPLSILQPPTVVGNHLLVGWAGKDWAYAEAPPGSVFAINAQTGKLEWTFEAIPEAVRKRTGTANVWTHMSADEANGLVYLPVSSPSPNYWGGNRVDPIPLGTSTTALDINTGKVVWSRQWVHHDVWDYDINSAPTLMDITVDGKKIPALIQATKQGFLFVVNRLTGEDVWPIEERPVPQGDGSVQGEVLSPTQPFPTKPAPLLDQSKKPEIWKLADMVGAGQCSRLWDNLTYEGMYTPPTTKGEGTLTYPDSAGGVQWGGVAFDPEKQIAIVNTSHIVQYVKLYNRKDYDNADKDSGNESGFAPQEGAPYGLRLMVANNWLGMPCWQPPFGEIVALDMHTGDVKWRRPVGASQQYGFFMPESWGSPTIGGPAVTAGGVVFIGASMDAKVRAYSVDTGEELWADQVEAPAVANPSVYEYKGRQYVAFVAGGNTILKDQVGDQVVVYALPE; from the coding sequence GTGTATAACGATAAACACTATCCATTAATGAAAATCAGCATGACGGCGCTCGCGCTGCTGGTCGCGCCGCTGTCGCTTCATGCGCAGGATAAAGCCGCTGAAGCCTCGATGGGTACCCAGGAAAAAGTGAATGTGGATGCGGCGGATCAGCAGGACGCGGGAACCACCAAAACTACTGACGACGTCTCTACCGGTCAGCGCGACGGACAAAACGTCGCGGCGGCCAGCACGACCGAGACCTCACTGGTGCCGGCTGGCGCGACCTGGGACAGCTTCCATGGTCAGCTTAACGCTCAGAAATACAGCCCGCTGAAACAGATCACCGCTGAAAACGTCAGTCAATTAAAAAAAGTGTGGGAGTTTCATACCGGCGATGTGTCGGACGGGAAAGGGGATACACCGGCTACGGTGTGGTCCGCAACGCCGATTTTTGCCAACGAGACGCTGTACATCGGTACGCCTTTTGATCGCCTGATTGCGCTGGATCCGGGCACCGGTAAAGAGAAGTGGCACTACGATACAAAATCCTCGCGTAAAGCGCTGACCCAGCCGGTACTGAAAAACCGTGGCGTCTCCTACTGGCAGGCGAAAAACCCGGTTGCCGGGCAGGCGTGTCAGAAGATTGTTTATATGGGTAACGTGGATGGCAAGCTCTTTGCGATCGATGCCGATTCCGGTAAGCCGTGCACAGACTTTGCGGAAAATGGCGTGCTGGATATTAACCAGTGGAACACCGTAAACGCCAAATATCCGCTGTCGATCCTGCAACCGCCGACGGTCGTTGGCAATCATTTGTTAGTGGGCTGGGCCGGTAAAGACTGGGCCTATGCGGAGGCCCCTCCGGGCAGCGTGTTCGCGATTAATGCCCAGACCGGTAAGCTGGAATGGACCTTCGAAGCGATCCCGGAAGCAGTGCGTAAACGTACCGGGACGGCCAACGTCTGGACGCATATGTCTGCCGATGAAGCGAATGGCCTGGTCTATCTGCCGGTTTCCTCGCCATCCCCGAACTACTGGGGCGGTAACCGCGTCGATCCTATTCCGCTCGGCACCTCTACCACGGCGCTGGACATCAATACCGGCAAGGTGGTCTGGTCCCGTCAGTGGGTGCACCATGATGTCTGGGATTACGACATTAACTCTGCGCCGACGCTGATGGATATTACCGTTGATGGCAAAAAGATCCCGGCGCTGATCCAGGCGACCAAGCAGGGCTTCTTGTTCGTGGTGAACCGTCTGACGGGCGAAGATGTCTGGCCGATTGAAGAGCGTCCGGTGCCGCAGGGCGACGGTTCGGTGCAGGGCGAAGTGCTTTCGCCAACGCAACCGTTCCCGACCAAACCTGCGCCGTTGCTGGATCAGTCGAAAAAGCCGGAAATCTGGAAACTGGCGGATATGGTCGGTGCCGGTCAGTGTTCGCGCCTGTGGGATAATCTGACCTACGAGGGCATGTACACGCCGCCAACCACCAAAGGCGAGGGGACGCTGACCTATCCGGACAGCGCCGGTGGCGTGCAGTGGGGCGGCGTGGCGTTCGATCCGGAAAAACAGATCGCCATTGTTAACACGTCCCACATTGTGCAGTACGTGAAGCTCTACAATCGTAAAGACTACGATAACGCGGATAAGGATTCCGGCAACGAAAGCGGGTTTGCACCGCAGGAAGGCGCGCCTTATGGTCTGCGTCTGATGGTGGCGAATAACTGGCTGGGTATGCCGTGCTGGCAGCCGCCGTTCGGTGAAATCGTGGCGCTGGATATGCATACGGGTGATGTGAAATGGCGTCGTCCGGTTGGCGCATCTCAGCAGTATGGCTTCTTTATGCCGGAAAGCTGGGGCTCCCCGACCATCGGCGGCCCGGCTGTGACGGCGGGCGGTGTGGTGTTCATCGGCGCATCAATGGATGCGAAGGTGCGTGCCTACTCGGTGGATACCGGCGAAGAGCTGTGGGCCGATCAGGTTGAAGCCCCTGCGGTGGCTAACCCGTCGGTCTATGAGTATAAAGGCCGTCAGTATGTGGCGTTTGTCGCCGGTGGTAATACCATCCTGAAGGATCAGGTAGGTGACCAGGTAGTGGTGTACGCGCTGCCTGAATAA
- a CDS encoding alpha/beta hydrolase-fold protein, translated as MKKNIALALAITALLGGAAAPVVAAPFPATPDQSLPVSQYVTQVNADKSITFRLFAPDAQRVSVVTGSSPDSLVSHDMSKDERGIWSWKSDVLAPNLYEYYFDVDGFRSVDTGSRFPKPQRQVNTSLILVPGSVLDDRAVPHGDLLTVTYHSKALGSERRVYVWTPPGYNSQGEPLPVLYFYHGFGDTGLSAIDQGRLPQIMDNLLAEGKIKPMLVVVPDTETDIAGAIPENFPPKDRRKTFYPLNAKAADRELMQDIIPLVDTRFNVRKDAGGRALAGLSQGGFQALFSGMNHLDNFGWLGTFSGVTTATVPDAGITAQLNKPQEINKQLHNFTVVVGEKDAVTGKDIAGLKQELEAKGITFEYKNYPGLGHEMDVWRPAYAEFVQKLFK; from the coding sequence ATGAAAAAGAACATCGCCCTGGCACTCGCCATCACTGCCCTGCTCGGCGGCGCGGCGGCACCGGTTGTTGCCGCGCCCTTCCCGGCCACGCCGGATCAATCCCTGCCGGTCAGCCAGTACGTGACCCAGGTCAACGCCGATAAAAGCATCACCTTCCGCCTGTTCGCCCCGGATGCCCAACGCGTTTCAGTGGTCACCGGCTCCAGCCCGGACAGCCTTGTCTCCCATGACATGAGCAAAGATGAACGCGGCATCTGGTCGTGGAAAAGCGACGTGCTGGCCCCGAATCTGTACGAATACTATTTTGATGTGGATGGCTTCCGGTCGGTTGATACGGGAAGCCGCTTCCCGAAACCCCAGCGTCAGGTGAATACCAGCCTGATCCTCGTGCCGGGCAGTGTACTGGACGATCGCGCCGTGCCGCACGGCGATCTCCTGACGGTCACCTATCACTCGAAAGCACTGGGATCAGAGCGCCGGGTGTATGTCTGGACGCCGCCGGGTTATAACAGCCAGGGCGAACCGCTGCCGGTGCTCTATTTCTATCATGGCTTTGGCGATACCGGCCTTTCTGCCATCGATCAGGGACGTCTGCCGCAAATCATGGATAACCTGCTGGCGGAAGGCAAAATCAAGCCGATGCTGGTAGTGGTACCGGATACCGAAACGGACATTGCCGGGGCGATCCCGGAAAACTTCCCGCCCAAAGATCGCCGCAAAACCTTCTATCCGCTGAATGCCAAAGCCGCCGATCGTGAACTGATGCAGGACATCATTCCGCTGGTGGATACACGCTTTAACGTGCGCAAAGACGCCGGTGGCCGCGCGCTGGCAGGGCTATCGCAGGGGGGCTTCCAGGCGCTGTTTTCCGGTATGAACCACCTCGATAACTTCGGCTGGCTCGGCACTTTCAGCGGCGTCACCACCGCCACCGTGCCGGATGCGGGCATCACCGCGCAGCTCAACAAGCCGCAGGAAATCAACAAGCAACTGCATAACTTCACCGTGGTGGTTGGTGAAAAAGACGCCGTCACCGGTAAAGATATTGCCGGGCTGAAACAAGAGCTGGAAGCAAAAGGCATCACCTTTGAGTATAAAAACTATCCCGGCTTAGGTCATGAGATGGACGTCTGGCGTCCGGCCTATGCCGAGTTTGTGCAGAAACTGTTTAAGTAA
- a CDS encoding Gfo/Idh/MocA family protein: protein MKNGNISTGIVGVSPGEGWASVTHVPALQHLPGYAITGVANSSLASSQKAAETFAIPKAFPDAAALCADPDIDLVAVTVKVPHHKGLVDMALDAGKMVYCEWPLGNGLAEAEAMAAKARQLGLRTAAGLQARSSPVLRYLRDLINDGYIGDVLSTTLVGSAGINAAVAPQRNIYLYDNQNGANAFTIPFGHTIDALCWILGDFREVAATLAIRRDSFRVQETGEIRPNDTADQIAVSGVLQSGAVVSAHYRGGISRGTNLLWEINGTEGDLQITAPLGHIQLAELTLRGGRGDDAELSVMEIPAKYRTVSPDLHGPVVTIAEAWARFSEGAEHDDPLPDFDAAVKTHRLLDAIERAARTGTTITL, encoded by the coding sequence ATGAAAAACGGCAACATCAGTACGGGCATCGTGGGCGTATCGCCTGGCGAAGGCTGGGCCTCTGTGACGCATGTTCCTGCCTTACAGCATTTACCGGGTTATGCCATAACAGGCGTGGCAAACAGCAGTCTGGCGTCCTCACAAAAAGCTGCGGAAACTTTTGCGATCCCGAAAGCGTTTCCCGACGCGGCAGCGTTATGTGCCGATCCTGACATCGATCTGGTGGCCGTGACCGTCAAAGTCCCCCATCACAAAGGTCTGGTGGACATGGCGCTCGATGCAGGAAAGATGGTCTATTGCGAATGGCCGCTGGGCAACGGGCTGGCGGAAGCTGAAGCCATGGCAGCCAAAGCACGCCAGCTCGGGTTACGCACAGCGGCGGGCCTGCAGGCGCGATCGTCTCCGGTACTGCGCTATCTCCGCGATTTGATTAACGACGGCTATATTGGCGACGTGCTCTCCACCACGCTGGTCGGCTCGGCAGGCATAAACGCCGCCGTCGCGCCGCAAAGAAACATCTACTTATACGACAACCAGAATGGTGCCAATGCCTTCACCATTCCGTTCGGTCACACCATTGATGCGCTGTGCTGGATCCTTGGCGACTTCCGGGAAGTGGCCGCCACGCTGGCGATCCGCCGCGATAGCTTCCGTGTGCAGGAAACCGGTGAAATCAGGCCGAACGATACCGCCGATCAGATCGCCGTCAGTGGCGTGCTGCAAAGCGGCGCAGTGGTTTCGGCGCACTACCGCGGCGGTATAAGTCGCGGCACCAATTTACTGTGGGAAATCAACGGCACGGAAGGCGATTTACAGATCACCGCGCCGCTGGGGCATATCCAGTTAGCGGAACTGACCTTACGCGGTGGACGCGGCGATGACGCAGAACTGTCGGTCATGGAGATCCCGGCAAAATACCGCACCGTTTCGCCGGACTTACACGGGCCAGTCGTCACCATTGCCGAAGCCTGGGCCCGTTTCAGTGAGGGCGCAGAGCATGACGATCCCCTGCCGGATTTTGACGCGGCAGTGAAAACTCACCGTCTGCTGGATGCCATCGAACGCGCCGCACGCACGGGTACCACTATCACGCTGTAA
- a CDS encoding helix-turn-helix domain-containing protein has translation MKELDIGEVARLSGVVPSTLRFYEKKGLIRPLGRNGLRRQYHENVLNTLQLIALGQTAGFTLDQMRDMFTPQGQLALDRDLLLQRAADIDDTITRLHQLSHGLKHVARCTAQTHTECEEFKKVVARGRRLIE, from the coding sequence ATGAAAGAACTGGATATTGGCGAGGTGGCTCGCTTGTCGGGGGTGGTGCCTTCGACGCTGCGCTTTTACGAAAAGAAAGGCTTAATCAGGCCGCTGGGCCGCAATGGGCTGCGGCGGCAGTACCATGAAAATGTGCTCAATACGCTCCAGCTTATCGCGCTCGGGCAGACCGCCGGATTTACCCTCGATCAGATGCGCGACATGTTCACCCCTCAGGGGCAGCTCGCGCTTGATCGTGACCTGCTGTTACAGCGCGCCGCAGACATTGATGACACCATTACCCGTCTGCACCAGCTTAGCCACGGGCTGAAACATGTCGCCCGCTGTACGGCGCAGACGCATACCGAGTGTGAAGAGTTTAAAAAAGTGGTCGCCCGAGGACGCCGCCTGATCGAATAG
- a CDS encoding DUF2938 domain-containing protein, whose amino-acid sequence MEKMWFLHVVLTGIGGTLVMDAWSLFQKHGLTIPPLNYGLVGRWLSGLPHGKVCHHTILTTPKRRGEMLTGWIFHYLTGIVFAVVPLWLDGERWFRDPSLTTALLAGVLTLFAPFLILQPALGFGIAASRSPHPWRARGLSLLTHLAYGVGLYVAAQGISRMG is encoded by the coding sequence ATGGAGAAGATGTGGTTTTTACATGTTGTTTTGACAGGGATCGGTGGCACGCTGGTGATGGACGCATGGTCGTTATTCCAGAAGCACGGTCTGACGATCCCGCCGCTGAACTACGGGCTGGTGGGGCGCTGGTTATCAGGGTTGCCGCACGGAAAGGTGTGCCATCACACCATTCTGACGACACCGAAAAGGCGCGGCGAAATGCTGACCGGCTGGATTTTTCATTACCTGACCGGGATTGTGTTTGCTGTGGTGCCACTGTGGCTGGACGGTGAACGCTGGTTTCGCGATCCTTCGCTGACAACCGCGTTACTGGCAGGTGTGCTGACGTTATTCGCCCCCTTCCTGATCCTGCAACCCGCGCTCGGTTTCGGCATCGCGGCATCCCGCTCGCCGCACCCCTGGCGGGCGCGTGGGCTGAGCCTTCTGACTCATCTGGCGTATGGGGTCGGGCTTTATGTGGCGGCGCAGGGCATTTCACGGATGGGGTGA
- a CDS encoding AbrB/MazE/SpoVT family DNA-binding domain-containing protein encodes MFTTRLKKVGGSVMLAVPPAVLKTLGLVTDSEVGLTIDNGRLIIEPQNRPRYSLEELLAQCDPHIDMSDEDRQWIDAPAVGKELL; translated from the coding sequence ATGTTTACCACTCGTCTGAAAAAAGTTGGCGGATCCGTCATGCTGGCGGTTCCTCCCGCGGTTCTGAAAACGCTGGGACTGGTAACGGACAGCGAAGTCGGCCTGACCATTGATAATGGTCGCCTGATTATTGAACCGCAAAACCGGCCCCGTTATTCCCTTGAAGAGCTGCTCGCGCAGTGCGATCCGCACATCGACATGAGCGATGAGGATCGGCAGTGGATTGATGCGCCAGCGGTGGGTAAGGAGTTGCTGTAG
- a CDS encoding type II toxin-antitoxin system PemK/MazF family toxin: MDRGEIWLVSLDPSTGHEQSGKRPVLIISPAPFNRLTRLPVVVPITSGGSFVRTAGYAVSLDGAGTKTTGVIRCDQPRTIDMAAREGKRLERIPAAIVNDVLARVETILS, encoded by the coding sequence ATGGACAGAGGCGAAATATGGCTGGTGTCGCTGGATCCCAGCACCGGCCACGAGCAAAGCGGAAAACGTCCGGTGCTTATCATTTCTCCGGCACCGTTCAACAGGCTGACCCGTCTGCCGGTGGTTGTGCCGATCACCAGTGGCGGAAGTTTCGTCCGCACAGCGGGTTATGCGGTATCTCTTGATGGTGCGGGAACGAAAACCACAGGCGTCATTCGCTGCGACCAGCCGAGAACGATTGATATGGCAGCCCGCGAAGGTAAGCGTCTGGAGCGCATCCCGGCGGCCATCGTAAATGATGTGCTCGCCAGAGTGGAAACCATTCTGAGCTGA
- the nac gene encoding nitrogen assimilation transcriptional regulator NAC gives MNFRRLKYFVKIVDIGSLTQAAEVLHIAQPALSQQVATLEGELDQQLLIRTKRGVTPTEAGKILYAHARTILRQCEQAQLAVHNVGQTLRGQVSIGLAPGTAASSITMPLLQAVRMELPDVTVYLHENSGMSLNDKLLSGQLDMAVLYERSPGAGITSQPLLKEDLYLVGTRDCPGQSVDLAAVAEMNLFLPRDYSAVRLRVDEAFSLRRLTAKIIGEIESIGTLTAAIASGMGGTVLPESAARSLCEATNGWMARITSPSMSLPLSLNSSSRAPLSPQAQAVKEILMSLVSRPSLEERELLLVG, from the coding sequence ATGAACTTTAGACGACTGAAATACTTCGTGAAAATCGTCGACATTGGAAGCCTGACTCAGGCTGCAGAAGTCCTGCATATCGCGCAGCCCGCCCTGAGCCAGCAAGTTGCCACCCTGGAAGGGGAACTGGATCAGCAGTTGCTGATCCGCACCAAACGAGGCGTCACGCCAACGGAAGCGGGCAAAATTCTTTATGCACATGCGCGCACTATTCTGCGTCAGTGTGAGCAGGCGCAGCTGGCGGTACACAATGTCGGCCAGACCCTGCGCGGCCAGGTGTCCATCGGTCTTGCGCCGGGCACCGCGGCATCGTCCATCACCATGCCATTATTGCAGGCGGTGCGTATGGAGTTGCCGGACGTCACCGTCTATCTGCATGAGAACAGCGGTATGTCGCTCAATGATAAATTGCTGAGTGGTCAGCTGGATATGGCGGTGCTGTACGAGCGTTCGCCGGGCGCGGGCATCACCAGCCAGCCGCTGCTGAAAGAAGATCTTTATCTGGTGGGTACCCGCGATTGTCCGGGGCAGAGCGTCGATCTTGCGGCGGTGGCGGAGATGAACCTGTTCCTGCCACGGGATTACAGTGCAGTGCGTCTGCGTGTTGATGAGGCCTTTTCCCTGCGCCGTCTGACGGCGAAGATCATCGGTGAGATTGAATCCATCGGCACGCTCACCGCCGCTATTGCCAGCGGGATGGGCGGCACGGTGCTGCCGGAATCCGCCGCCCGTTCGCTCTGTGAGGCGACCAATGGATGGATGGCGCGTATCACGTCGCCGTCCATGAGCCTGCCGTTGTCACTGAACAGTTCATCGCGCGCGCCGCTTTCGCCGCAGGCCCAGGCGGTGAAAGAGATCCTGATGTCACTGGTCAGCCGTCCGTCGCTGGAGGAGCGCGAGTTGCTGCTGGTGGGCTAG
- the cbl gene encoding HTH-type transcriptional regulator Cbl: protein MNFQQLKIIREAARRDFNLTEVANMLYTSQSGVSRHIRELEEELGIEIFIRRGKRLLGMTEPGKALLVIAERILNEASNVRRLADLFTNDATGVLTIATTHTQARYSLPPVIKSFRALFPEVRLELIQGTPQEIETLLHNGGADIGIASERLSNDAALVAFPWFRWHHNLLLPVDHPLNTVNPLTLEEIARWPIITYRQGITGRSRIDEAFMRKGLAPDIVLSAQDSDVIRTYVELGLGIGLVAEQSGDGLESGGLVRLDTRHLFDANTVWLGLKRGQLQRNYVWRFIELCNAGLSLDEIKRQAMEPDEVAIDYQI, encoded by the coding sequence GTGAATTTCCAGCAACTTAAAATAATCCGTGAAGCGGCGCGCCGGGATTTCAATTTAACCGAAGTCGCCAACATGCTTTACACTTCGCAGTCCGGCGTCAGCCGTCATATCCGCGAACTGGAAGAAGAGTTAGGCATTGAGATTTTCATCCGGCGCGGCAAGCGGTTGCTGGGCATGACCGAGCCGGGCAAAGCGCTGCTGGTGATCGCCGAGCGCATTCTTAACGAGGCCAGCAATGTACGGCGGCTGGCCGATCTGTTTACCAACGATGCCACCGGCGTACTGACTATCGCCACGACGCACACCCAGGCGCGCTACAGCCTGCCGCCGGTGATCAAATCCTTCCGCGCCCTGTTCCCGGAAGTGCGGCTGGAACTCATTCAGGGTACGCCGCAGGAAATTGAAACCCTGCTGCATAACGGCGGGGCGGATATCGGCATTGCCAGTGAGCGCCTGAGCAACGATGCGGCGCTGGTGGCCTTCCCCTGGTTCCGCTGGCATCACAATCTGCTGCTGCCGGTGGATCATCCGTTAAATACCGTCAATCCGTTAACGCTGGAGGAGATCGCCCGCTGGCCAATTATCACCTATCGCCAGGGGATCACCGGGCGTTCGCGTATCGACGAGGCATTTATGCGCAAAGGGCTGGCACCGGATATCGTGCTGAGCGCGCAGGACTCCGATGTGATCCGTACCTATGTGGAACTGGGGCTGGGTATCGGTCTGGTCGCAGAGCAGTCCGGCGACGGGCTGGAGTCCGGCGGCCTGGTGCGTCTGGATACCCGCCATCTGTTCGACGCCAATACCGTCTGGCTTGGCCTCAAGCGCGGGCAGTTGCAGCGTAACTATGTCTGGCGTTTTATCGAGCTGTGCAATGCCGGGCTGTCGCTGGATGAGATCAAGCGCCAGGCGATGGAGCCGGATGAAGTGGCGATTGATTATCAGATTTAG
- a CDS encoding TonB-dependent siderophore receptor, producing the protein MNTCKTALWALNPLLLAMIAPAMAQQTGEQDMVVSASRSHRTVAEMAQTTWVIEGAELEQQVKGGKELKDALAQLIPGIDVSSQGRTNYGMNMRGRAIVVLIDGVRMNSSRTDSRQLDAIDPFNIDHIEVISGSTSLYGGGSTGGLINIVTKKGQPDTLLEFETGTKTGFNSSKDHDERVASAISGGNDKISGRMAVAWQKFGGWYDGNGDATLLDNTQTGLQYSDRLDVTGTGTLEIDDTQQLQLVSQYYKSQGDEDYGLFLGKDFSAVTGNGKAYASKGLNSDRIPGTERHLISMQYSNTDFLGQELVSQIYYRDESLTFYPFPTVAGGAVTSLSSSQQDTDQYGAKLTLNSTPVDDLQLTYGLDADHERFTSNQMFFDLAKSSASGGLNNQSTFTTGRYPGYEITNLAAFLQSSYDVNDIVTLSGGVRYQNTRNSIDDFIGYTQQQAIAKGTARSADAIPGGTTDYDNFLYNAGILLHLTERQQAWVNFSQGVELPDPGKYYGNGTYRLVNGHYRLLNSVNVGQSKLQGIKVDSYELGWRYTGDALRTQLAAYYSLSDKSISINRSDMTINVDDDKRRIYGVEGAVDYVIPDSDWSTGVNFNVLKSETRVDGKWEKWDVSYASPSKATAYVGWAPDPWTLRVQTTQSFDVSDAGGNKIDGYNTVDLIGGYALPVGNLAFSIENLLDKDYTTVWGQRAQMLYSPTYGASSLYEYKGRGRTFGVNYSVQF; encoded by the coding sequence ATGAACACCTGCAAAACCGCGCTCTGGGCGCTCAATCCCCTGTTGCTGGCGATGATCGCGCCTGCGATGGCACAACAAACCGGTGAACAGGATATGGTGGTCTCCGCCAGCCGTTCCCATCGTACCGTCGCTGAAATGGCGCAAACCACCTGGGTGATCGAGGGCGCTGAGCTGGAACAGCAGGTTAAAGGCGGTAAAGAGCTGAAAGACGCGCTGGCGCAGCTGATCCCCGGTATTGACGTCAGCAGCCAGGGCAGGACCAACTACGGCATGAATATGCGCGGTCGCGCCATCGTGGTGCTGATTGACGGCGTGCGCATGAACTCCTCCCGTACCGACAGCCGCCAGCTGGATGCCATCGATCCTTTTAATATCGATCACATCGAAGTGATCTCCGGCTCCACCTCCCTCTACGGCGGCGGCAGCACCGGCGGGCTTATTAATATCGTCACCAAAAAAGGCCAGCCGGATACCCTGCTGGAATTTGAAACCGGTACGAAAACCGGCTTTAACAGCAGCAAAGATCACGATGAGCGAGTAGCCAGCGCCATCTCCGGCGGTAACGACAAAATTTCTGGCCGCATGGCCGTGGCCTGGCAGAAGTTTGGTGGCTGGTATGATGGTAACGGCGATGCCACGCTGCTGGACAATACCCAGACCGGCCTGCAGTATTCCGATCGTCTGGACGTAACGGGGACCGGCACGCTGGAGATCGACGACACGCAGCAATTGCAGCTGGTGAGCCAGTACTATAAAAGCCAGGGTGACGAAGACTATGGCCTGTTCCTCGGCAAAGATTTTTCGGCAGTGACGGGTAACGGTAAAGCCTATGCCAGTAAAGGTCTGAATTCGGATCGTATTCCCGGTACCGAACGTCACCTGATCAGCATGCAGTACTCGAACACGGATTTCCTCGGTCAGGAGCTGGTCAGCCAGATCTATTATCGCGATGAATCCCTGACGTTTTATCCGTTCCCGACGGTGGCAGGCGGCGCGGTGACCAGCCTCTCGTCTTCGCAGCAGGATACCGATCAGTACGGCGCAAAACTGACGCTGAACAGCACACCGGTGGACGATTTACAGCTGACCTACGGTCTGGATGCCGATCACGAACGCTTTACCTCCAACCAGATGTTCTTCGACCTGGCCAAGTCCAGCGCCTCCGGCGGCCTGAATAACCAGAGCACCTTTACCACGGGCCGTTATCCAGGCTATGAGATCACCAATCTCGCCGCGTTTTTGCAATCCAGCTACGACGTGAACGATATCGTGACCCTCAGCGGCGGCGTGCGTTACCAGAACACACGCAATTCAATTGATGATTTCATCGGCTACACGCAGCAACAGGCGATCGCCAAAGGCACCGCGCGCTCAGCCGATGCGATCCCTGGTGGCACCACCGATTACGATAATTTCCTGTATAACGCCGGGATCCTGCTGCATCTGACCGAGCGCCAGCAGGCCTGGGTGAACTTCTCGCAGGGCGTGGAATTGCCGGATCCGGGAAAATACTATGGTAACGGCACTTATCGTCTGGTGAACGGCCACTATCGCCTGCTGAACAGCGTCAACGTGGGGCAGTCAAAACTGCAGGGCATCAAAGTCGACTCCTATGAGCTGGGCTGGCGCTACACCGGCGATGCCCTGCGCACGCAGCTGGCGGCCTATTACTCTCTGTCGGATAAATCTATCTCCATTAACCGCAGTGATATGACCATCAACGTCGATGACGATAAGCGCCGCATTTATGGCGTGGAAGGTGCGGTGGATTACGTTATTCCGGACAGCGACTGGAGCACTGGCGTGAACTTCAACGTGCTGAAGTCCGAGACCCGCGTGGACGGTAAATGGGAAAAATGGGATGTCAGCTATGCCAGCCCGTCAAAAGCGACCGCTTACGTTGGCTGGGCACCGGATCCCTGGACGCTGCGCGTACAGACGACCCAGTCCTTTGACGTCAGCGATGCCGGCGGCAATAAAATTGACGGCTATAACACCGTTGATCTGATTGGCGGCTACGCCTTACCGGTGGGTAACCTGGCGTTCAGCATCGAAAACCTGCTCGACAAGGATTACACCACGGTCTGGGGCCAGCGTGCGCAAATGCTCTACAGCCCGACTTACGGCGCGTCCTCACTCTATGAATACAAAGGCCGTGGACGAACGTTCGGCGTTAACTATTCCGTGCAGTTTTAA